The following coding sequences lie in one Synechococcus sp. CC9902 genomic window:
- a CDS encoding HU family DNA-binding protein, with protein sequence MFPPPIVSFQMNKADLVNLVAARTELTKTDVSMVVDAAIDTIIDSVVEGKKVSILGFGSFEPRERSARQGLNPKTGEKIAIPAKRVPAFTAGKMFKDRVQG encoded by the coding sequence CTGTTTCCGCCCCCCATCGTTTCCTTTCAAATGAACAAAGCTGATTTGGTCAACCTGGTTGCGGCTCGCACTGAGCTCACCAAAACCGACGTGTCCATGGTTGTGGATGCCGCGATTGACACCATCATCGATTCCGTCGTTGAAGGCAAAAAAGTTTCCATCCTTGGTTTCGGATCCTTCGAGCCCCGTGAGCGTTCGGCTCGCCAGGGCTTGAACCCTAAAACTGGTGAAAAAATTGCCATCCCAGCCAAGCGCGTGCCTGCATTCACCGCCGGCAAGATGTTCAAAGATCGCGTTCAGGGCTGA
- a CDS encoding succinate dehydrogenase cytochrome b subunit: protein MTLTSTIRNANALSGLLLVLFLVVHLGGLTSVLGAPASFEAYASGLHHNLWLRPLELGLGLTSFLHISLSLQKALRNRQAGNTADLVSRRGEPLAAWASRSKTIAGVITLGFIGLHLQQLRFPRPLDGHEREALVHVLQQPFSLAMYCLGALAIGLHLVHGAEAAHRSLGWLDPSNKSSIRFGGRMLAALVSGGFLLISLGLALDVGA from the coding sequence ATGACTCTTACTAGCACGATTCGAAACGCCAACGCCCTGAGCGGCCTCCTACTCGTGTTGTTTCTTGTGGTTCATCTGGGAGGTTTGACGTCTGTCCTCGGAGCGCCGGCCAGCTTTGAGGCCTATGCGAGTGGGTTGCACCACAATCTCTGGTTGAGGCCCTTGGAACTTGGGCTTGGGCTCACCAGCTTTCTCCACATCAGCCTGAGCCTTCAAAAGGCACTTCGTAATCGACAGGCCGGAAATACGGCAGACCTCGTCAGTCGACGCGGCGAACCGCTTGCCGCCTGGGCGAGTCGAAGCAAAACAATCGCTGGCGTGATCACGCTGGGCTTTATCGGGCTCCATTTGCAGCAGCTTCGTTTTCCACGCCCATTGGATGGTCACGAGCGAGAGGCCTTGGTGCATGTGCTGCAACAGCCCTTCAGCCTTGCGATGTACTGCCTTGGTGCTTTGGCAATCGGACTGCATCTCGTTCACGGGGCTGAGGCAGCCCATCGCAGCTTGGGTTGGCTGGATCCTTCCAACAAGAGCTCGATTCGATTCGGCGGACGGATGCTTGCAGCGCTCGTGAGCGGGGGGTTTCTCCTGATCAGCCTGGGGCTGGCCCTGGATGTCGGAGCATGA
- the gluQRS gene encoding tRNA glutamyl-Q(34) synthetase GluQRS, translating to MRCPNHLLLQLDQGHRLRERSGYRGRFAPSPTGVLHFGNLQTALLSWLQARCCGGEWFLRIDDLDTPRNRPESLLRIQSDLLWLGLHWDGQPILQSSRLGIYNSWLSSLRRSGLVFACRCSRRDLAGESIYPGTCRAIDAGWGWRAQRLPSWRLRVPEHNPFGSGDVVVRRADGFIAYQLATVIDELSFGITDVVRGNDLQDALPAQRSLYAALGQKPPRFWHGPLLYDDDGQKLSKRESSAGLDVARLNGEDPAHVIGQLAAGLGLVPMGTRLSLDELLSDVRDASTLPLNS from the coding sequence ATGCGTTGTCCGAACCATCTCCTTCTCCAGCTCGATCAGGGCCACCGGCTGAGGGAGCGAAGCGGTTATCGCGGCCGCTTCGCTCCATCTCCAACTGGTGTTCTGCATTTCGGCAATCTCCAGACGGCTCTGCTGTCTTGGCTTCAGGCCCGCTGCTGCGGAGGTGAGTGGTTCCTGAGAATTGATGACCTCGATACCCCAAGGAATCGACCGGAATCGCTGTTGCGGATTCAATCCGATTTGCTTTGGCTTGGCTTGCACTGGGACGGCCAGCCCATTTTGCAAAGTTCCCGGCTTGGGATCTACAACTCGTGGTTGTCATCTCTTCGACGCAGTGGCCTTGTGTTTGCCTGCCGCTGTTCCCGCCGCGATCTGGCTGGCGAGTCGATCTATCCTGGGACGTGTCGAGCGATTGATGCGGGTTGGGGATGGCGGGCGCAACGTCTACCGAGTTGGCGTTTACGGGTGCCTGAGCACAACCCCTTTGGCAGTGGAGATGTGGTTGTACGACGTGCCGACGGTTTTATCGCTTACCAGCTCGCCACAGTGATCGATGAACTGTCTTTTGGAATCACTGATGTGGTTCGTGGCAACGATCTCCAAGATGCGTTGCCAGCCCAACGCAGTCTTTATGCAGCGTTAGGGCAAAAGCCGCCTCGGTTTTGGCATGGACCTTTGCTTTACGACGACGATGGGCAAAAGCTTTCGAAGCGAGAATCCAGTGCTGGTTTGGATGTTGCTCGCTTAAATGGTGAAGACCCCGCCCACGTGATTGGTCAATTGGCGGCCGGCCTCGGTTTGGTCCCGATGGGAACGCGTCTTTCGTTAGACGAACTGTTGTCCGACGTCCGTGATGCCAGCACTCTCCCCCTGAATTCTTAA
- a CDS encoding DUF3493 domain-containing protein, with amino-acid sequence MRERLLKESLTPWRGLRRLVWGALFASAGLGLFTMLFRVSAGNAVELSDFGIQAGALTLFSVLLYVDRTKSTD; translated from the coding sequence ATGAGAGAGCGTCTCCTTAAGGAGTCACTCACCCCTTGGCGTGGCCTGAGGAGGCTCGTTTGGGGTGCCTTGTTCGCTTCCGCCGGACTCGGTCTGTTCACAATGCTCTTCCGCGTTTCCGCCGGCAACGCTGTTGAACTCAGTGACTTCGGGATCCAAGCCGGGGCTCTCACTCTCTTCTCCGTCCTCCTTTACGTCGACCGTACCAAAAGCACCGACTGA
- a CDS encoding MBL fold metallo-hydrolase → MTMTTALEAGRPPQQVRNDLWLFPPNRDCQGGSSWWLNIDPEPVLIDCPPLTQSTITTLKALAGTRQPRILLTSREGHGRLRRLQEQLDWPVLVQEQEAYLLPNVERLECFKDEHTTASGLRLLWTPGPTPGSAVVLAPAPVELLFCGRLLTPLAPGCLGPLRHGRTFHWPRQLASLTKLRSWIPPEASPELASGAALGGLRGERLVPFSGWSAQPSTP, encoded by the coding sequence ATGACCATGACCACTGCCTTGGAGGCCGGTCGGCCGCCGCAGCAGGTGCGCAACGATCTATGGCTTTTTCCGCCGAATCGGGATTGCCAGGGCGGTAGTTCCTGGTGGTTAAACATCGATCCTGAGCCGGTCTTGATTGACTGCCCGCCTTTGACACAGTCCACGATCACGACTCTGAAGGCTTTGGCCGGGACCCGTCAGCCGCGCATTTTGCTCACCAGTCGTGAAGGCCATGGCCGGTTGCGACGGCTGCAGGAGCAACTCGATTGGCCGGTGCTGGTGCAAGAGCAGGAGGCCTACCTGCTGCCCAATGTGGAGCGCCTCGAATGTTTCAAGGATGAGCACACCACAGCCAGCGGATTGCGTTTGCTTTGGACCCCAGGACCGACTCCAGGCAGTGCCGTTGTGCTCGCGCCGGCCCCTGTTGAGCTGTTGTTCTGCGGGCGTTTGCTGACTCCGCTGGCACCCGGATGTCTCGGACCGTTGCGACATGGCCGCACATTTCACTGGCCTCGCCAGCTCGCAAGCTTGACCAAATTGCGATCCTGGATTCCCCCAGAAGCCAGTCCAGAACTGGCTTCTGGGGCTGCTCTTGGGGGGTTGCGTGGCGAGCGTTTAGTGCCCTTCTCCGGGTGGAGTGCTCAACCATCCACTCCCTAA
- a CDS encoding fumarate reductase/succinate dehydrogenase flavoprotein subunit gives MSGLPDPRLPSGPLADAWRRTRETSPLISPLRKSQIDILVVGTGLAGASTAATLAQQGYRVTVLSFHDSPRRAHSVAAQGGINAARAVAVDGDSISRLFSDTLKGGDFRAREAGCQRLAEISSGIIDQCVAQGVPFAREYGGSLATRSFGGALVSRTFYARGQTGQQLLYGAYQALMRQVELGRVRLLTRRDVLELITIDGMARGVVARHLLTGELEVHTARTVLLCSGGYSNVYFLSTNALKSNASAIWRAHRKGALFANPCFTQIHPTCIPSGDAFQSKLTLMSESLRNDGRIWLPKRAGDQRPANEIPEEERDYFLERMYPTYGNMTPRDVASRRARELCNAGRGVGPGGRSVYLDLNDAIANEGRDTIAARYGNLMTMYERISGDDPYQKPMRIYPAPHYTMGGLWVDYQLMSSIPGLFVLGEANYSEHGANRLGASALMQGLADGYFIAPSTVTSWLAGHAGEQIQDDHPACREALDCTQSRIDNLLNSQGNTPVDSFHRDLGAIMINHCGISRHEKGLKQGLQAVAALSERFQHEVRVPGEAHGPNAELEKALRVSDFFGLADLMLRDALAREESCGAHFREEHQSAEGEALRDDANFAHIAAWEHNANGTPIRHTEALQFTTLKPSTRSYK, from the coding sequence ATGAGTGGCTTACCCGATCCACGCCTGCCCTCAGGCCCGCTAGCGGACGCCTGGCGTCGCACCCGCGAAACGAGTCCACTGATCAGTCCACTGCGCAAAAGCCAAATCGACATCCTTGTCGTTGGCACTGGTCTTGCGGGAGCCTCAACCGCTGCAACTCTGGCCCAACAGGGTTACCGGGTGACGGTGCTGAGCTTCCATGACAGCCCACGGCGCGCCCATTCGGTGGCAGCTCAAGGGGGCATTAATGCCGCCCGTGCCGTGGCGGTCGATGGCGACAGCATCAGTCGACTGTTCAGCGACACGCTGAAAGGGGGCGACTTCCGAGCCCGCGAAGCCGGTTGTCAGCGGCTGGCCGAAATCAGCAGCGGCATCATTGATCAGTGTGTCGCCCAAGGGGTTCCATTCGCTCGGGAATACGGCGGAAGCTTGGCCACCCGAAGTTTTGGGGGTGCATTGGTGAGCCGCACCTTTTATGCCCGCGGACAGACGGGGCAACAGTTGCTGTATGGGGCCTATCAAGCCTTGATGCGCCAGGTGGAACTTGGACGCGTGCGCTTGCTCACACGCCGCGACGTTCTGGAGCTGATCACCATCGATGGCATGGCCCGCGGCGTGGTGGCCCGACACCTACTGACCGGTGAGCTTGAGGTGCATACCGCCCGGACCGTCCTGCTCTGCAGTGGTGGCTATAGCAACGTGTACTTCCTCTCAACCAATGCGTTGAAATCCAACGCCAGCGCCATTTGGCGTGCCCATCGAAAGGGCGCCCTCTTCGCCAACCCCTGCTTCACCCAGATCCATCCGACGTGCATTCCGAGCGGTGATGCCTTCCAAAGCAAGCTGACGCTCATGAGCGAAAGTCTTCGCAATGACGGGCGGATCTGGTTGCCCAAACGGGCTGGGGATCAGCGTCCAGCCAATGAGATTCCGGAAGAGGAAAGGGATTATTTCCTCGAGCGGATGTATCCCACCTACGGAAACATGACGCCTCGCGATGTTGCGTCCCGGCGGGCCCGGGAACTCTGCAATGCAGGCCGCGGTGTGGGCCCTGGGGGACGGTCGGTGTACCTCGATCTCAACGACGCCATTGCGAATGAGGGACGCGACACCATCGCCGCGCGATACGGCAATTTAATGACGATGTATGAGCGCATCAGCGGCGACGATCCGTATCAGAAACCGATGCGGATTTACCCAGCTCCGCACTACACGATGGGAGGACTATGGGTGGATTATCAACTGATGAGTTCGATTCCGGGATTGTTTGTTCTGGGCGAGGCCAACTACTCCGAACATGGTGCGAATCGCCTGGGGGCAAGTGCCTTAATGCAGGGACTGGCCGATGGATATTTCATTGCGCCATCGACAGTAACGAGCTGGCTCGCAGGGCATGCAGGGGAACAGATTCAAGACGATCATCCAGCTTGTCGAGAAGCCCTCGACTGCACCCAATCCCGCATCGACAACCTGCTCAACAGCCAAGGCAACACTCCAGTGGACAGCTTCCATCGAGACCTTGGCGCCATCATGATCAATCACTGCGGCATCAGTCGTCATGAGAAGGGCTTAAAGCAGGGTCTTCAAGCTGTGGCAGCCCTCTCCGAACGCTTCCAACACGAGGTGCGCGTACCAGGCGAAGCCCATGGACCAAATGCCGAACTCGAAAAAGCACTACGGGTGAGTGACTTCTTCGGACTTGCAGACCTGATGCTGCGCGATGCGTTGGCTCGAGAGGAATCCTGCGGCGCCCATTTCCGCGAAGAGCATCAAAGTGCAGAAGGCGAAGCGTTGCGAGACGACGCCAACTTTGCCCATATCGCAGCGTGGGAGCACAACGCCAATGGCACACCGATCCGTCATACAGAAGCATTGCAGTTCACCACCTTGAAACCCAGCACCCGCAGCTACAAATGA
- a CDS encoding succinate dehydrogenase/fumarate reductase iron-sulfur subunit: MKLTLRIWRQTTASDLGSYETHILENVSSDLSLLEALDQLNEQLISSGLRPVSFEHDCREGICGSCGFLVNGQGHGPRTATSVCQLYLREFSDGAAITLAPWKANAFPTIQDLMVDRSALDRIIAAGGYCSTGTGQAPDANAQPIGQQQALKAFDTATCIGCGACVASCRNASASLFVAAKLAHLGQLPQGQPERSTRARTMQLRMEQEGFGSCSSNLECEAVCPQEISADWISWMHKEKI; encoded by the coding sequence ATGAAACTCACCTTGCGGATTTGGCGGCAAACAACAGCCTCGGATTTGGGCTCCTATGAAACTCATATTTTGGAGAATGTGTCGTCTGATCTCTCCCTGCTAGAGGCCCTCGATCAACTGAATGAACAGCTGATCAGTAGCGGACTACGACCTGTCAGTTTTGAGCATGATTGTCGAGAAGGGATTTGCGGTAGTTGCGGTTTTCTCGTCAATGGCCAAGGCCATGGACCACGCACAGCCACATCCGTTTGCCAGCTTTATCTCAGAGAATTTTCCGACGGTGCTGCCATCACTCTGGCGCCATGGAAAGCCAATGCATTTCCCACCATCCAAGACTTGATGGTGGACCGATCAGCATTGGATCGCATTATTGCGGCTGGGGGCTATTGCTCAACTGGAACAGGACAGGCGCCTGATGCCAACGCCCAACCCATTGGTCAACAACAAGCATTAAAGGCATTCGATACAGCGACATGCATCGGCTGTGGTGCTTGCGTTGCCAGTTGTCGCAATGCCTCAGCCAGCCTTTTTGTAGCGGCAAAACTGGCTCACCTCGGCCAACTGCCCCAAGGACAGCCAGAACGATCCACACGGGCAAGGACGATGCAACTTCGAATGGAACAAGAGGGATTCGGAAGCTGTAGCAGCAATTTGGAATGCGAAGCAGTTTGCCCTCAGGAAATTTCAGCAGACTGGATTAGTTGGATGCATAAAGAGAAAATATAA
- a CDS encoding glycogen debranching protein: MSGIHSGKPWPLGSSTTTRGVNFSLAAPAADRIELLLYRNGSDGAPERVIELDARRHRSGDYWHVEVEGLNEGCCYGYRVFGPLAPGGHGFRPSKVLLDPAARAITGWDVYDRVLATGPSPNAHACLKAVVSERKPFDFESHPRPRHSWQRSVIYELHVGAFTRASDSGLDRSDRGCYRGVIEKLPYLKDLGVTAIELLPVFIFDPADAPPGRDNVWGYSPLNWFTPHHGYCSVDDPLQGRDEMRQLVAACHDAGIEVLLDVVYNHTTEGNRHGPTLSWRGFADDTYYHQNSDGDYLDVSGCGNSIAANDPISTQLILESMRCWALELGIDGFRFDLGIALSRGAQLKPLDHPPLFTAMEADPELSDLKLVSEPWDCGGLYRLNDFPAKRVGTWNGHFRDGLRRFWKGDEHTTWALAQRFKGSPDLYDGKAVAMGRSVNLITAHDGFTLADLVSYNRKHNLANGEDNRDGENHNNSWNHGIEGPTTDPAVLALRRRQQRNLLSTLLLARGVPMLLMGDEVGRSQGGNNNTWCQDSPLGWMVWNEDHCDLELKLFLTRLLKLRQALPQLFNPLIPARETTKKHPQDQTDLWRQWHGVELSKPDWAAWSRSIATSLHMGSHGALIWMGFNAHKEALNFELPVPASPWTRVIDTSLPSPKDLPEQPVPFRGVTIPMQSRSFVLLVAQDEVSNLRL, encoded by the coding sequence TTGAGCGGCATTCATTCCGGCAAGCCCTGGCCCTTGGGCAGCAGTACAACAACGCGAGGAGTGAATTTCTCCTTGGCAGCCCCTGCTGCGGATCGGATCGAGCTGTTGCTGTATCGCAACGGCAGTGATGGGGCCCCTGAACGGGTGATCGAGCTTGATGCTCGACGGCATCGTTCAGGGGATTACTGGCATGTCGAAGTGGAGGGACTCAACGAGGGCTGCTGTTACGGCTACCGAGTGTTTGGCCCCCTAGCACCGGGAGGCCATGGTTTTCGCCCCTCAAAAGTGTTGTTGGATCCAGCAGCACGAGCGATTACTGGTTGGGATGTCTACGACCGAGTCCTCGCCACGGGACCCTCGCCCAATGCCCATGCTTGCCTCAAGGCCGTGGTGAGTGAGCGGAAGCCGTTCGACTTCGAATCCCACCCGCGCCCCCGTCACAGCTGGCAACGTTCGGTGATTTATGAATTGCATGTGGGTGCCTTCACCCGGGCGAGCGATTCAGGTTTGGACCGATCAGACCGAGGCTGCTATCGCGGAGTGATTGAGAAGCTCCCTTACTTAAAAGATCTCGGAGTAACGGCGATTGAGCTCCTACCGGTGTTCATTTTTGACCCTGCCGATGCACCTCCAGGTCGGGACAATGTTTGGGGATACAGCCCACTCAATTGGTTCACACCCCACCACGGCTACTGCTCAGTAGACGATCCTTTGCAAGGACGCGATGAGATGCGTCAATTGGTCGCCGCCTGCCATGACGCGGGTATTGAAGTGCTGCTGGACGTTGTGTACAACCACACAACTGAGGGAAATCGCCACGGTCCAACGCTGAGTTGGCGTGGGTTTGCTGACGACACCTATTACCACCAGAACAGCGACGGCGACTACCTCGACGTGAGCGGCTGCGGCAATTCAATCGCTGCCAACGATCCGATCAGCACACAGCTGATCTTGGAATCCATGCGCTGCTGGGCTCTTGAACTTGGCATTGATGGCTTTCGTTTCGACCTTGGGATTGCGCTCAGCCGGGGCGCACAACTGAAGCCCCTTGACCACCCCCCTCTATTCACGGCGATGGAAGCGGACCCCGAGCTCAGCGACCTCAAACTGGTGAGCGAGCCTTGGGATTGTGGTGGCTTGTACCGGCTGAATGACTTTCCAGCGAAGCGAGTCGGCACGTGGAACGGTCATTTCCGTGATGGATTGCGCCGGTTCTGGAAAGGTGATGAGCACACCACATGGGCCCTGGCACAACGTTTTAAAGGCAGTCCAGACCTCTACGACGGGAAGGCTGTCGCCATGGGTCGCTCCGTGAACCTCATCACAGCCCACGATGGCTTCACGCTTGCCGACCTGGTGAGTTACAACCGCAAGCACAACCTCGCCAATGGCGAAGACAACCGCGACGGCGAAAACCACAACAACAGCTGGAACCACGGCATAGAAGGACCCACCACCGATCCAGCGGTGTTGGCATTACGACGACGACAGCAACGCAATCTGCTGAGCACCCTGTTGCTCGCCCGTGGGGTACCGATGCTGCTGATGGGCGATGAAGTGGGACGAAGCCAGGGGGGGAACAACAACACCTGGTGCCAAGACAGTCCATTGGGCTGGATGGTTTGGAACGAAGACCACTGCGATTTGGAGCTCAAGCTTTTTCTCACACGCCTGTTGAAGTTGCGTCAGGCCCTACCGCAGCTGTTCAACCCCTTGATTCCAGCGCGGGAAACCACGAAGAAACATCCGCAGGATCAAACTGATCTGTGGCGTCAGTGGCATGGCGTGGAACTCTCAAAGCCGGATTGGGCGGCATGGTCTCGCTCCATTGCCACAAGCTTGCATATGGGAAGCCACGGTGCCCTGATCTGGATGGGCTTCAACGCCCATAAAGAAGCTTTGAATTTCGAACTTCCTGTTCCAGCTTCGCCGTGGACGCGGGTGATCGATACGTCTCTGCCATCTCCAAAGGATCTGCCGGAGCAACCCGTCCCATTCCGAGGGGTCACCATCCCCATGCAAAGCCGAAGTTTTGTGCTGCTCGTGGCTCAAGACGAAGTCTCAAACCTGCGGCTTTAA